Genomic DNA from Vanessa atalanta chromosome 17, ilVanAtal1.2, whole genome shotgun sequence:
aaaatgaataaaataaaacaccctCAGATTGCATTCGTGGAAGTGAAGACTGACTCCGACAAGCCGTCCATGAAGCAGATACAATGGATGCATTACATGCAGCAGCACGGCATCGACACCGAGTTCTGCTACGTCGGCGTCCACACCGGCCGAGCCCGCTCCCGGAACACGCACGAGCTGGAGGAACACTAGTTAATGCACAAATTATTCAATACGGTTATGTACTACTAAAACAACCGCTAGTAttcatattgttattatatattttaattttaaattcataagtgTTACCACTGCCTATACACATTGGCAGTATAAAACTTGGATCATGGAAACTCAGATGACCCCTATTGCCTGTAATGGaacgaaacattttaaaaatgatttatttttattaaaccaagattttatatgaatatcataaaaatgtatattttcgtttaataaatgttattttttttataacatacctATTTTTTACAcctatctaaaataaataaaaatatgcatagATAGATCTATGGGATGTTTACCAAAATaatcttaactaatataatataatttagaccATGACATCtaaagcacgagcgtcactcactaATGCACGCCATTATAATACGACTTATAACGATTAAAAAGATTTCAATTTCTCTATGAAAACAATTTACACGGTCGGTTCCATGGGTCATTGTGGTTGTTCGAACAGAAAGACCCCCGTGTGACGTCAAGGATGAATTAAACGCGACGAACGAAGTAAAATAATCCTAGTAGTAACCTTTATTGCACACAGGCCCTTCCTAACCCAGGGTTGCAAAAGAGGTTTCTTTTTCAAGTCGAGTCAAGTCTTGGACCACAGGTGAGATGCGTTTGAAAGATAACTAAAATCTTTTTTAGCAAAGGGAGATCGCCAGACGACTGCCTGCATTCCTTCTTTTGAAAAAGACCTCttcaataagtttaaaaaaaagtaataattgagTGTTTACACAATAATGaggatatgaataataaataatgtttgggCAGCCGTCGCGAATGTAGCTTAGAAGAGAGCTGAACTCTTGCCGAGCCCTACTTCTGTCCCTCCTGCCTATACTGCTTACATTAGAGCTGGAAGCCAGTGACTCCCCGTTACTGCTTTCTAAGTAGGGATGTAACAGTTCGCTTGTAACGCATGACGTATGGTGCAAGTTCCGATTAAGGAATTCTGGAGCGTGTTCGCTGCAATGGCGGTCCAAAGTTGACTTAATTACGACGTCACACTTGTGGTGTGGTGGGTTTGATTCTACCACAAAATTAGGCGTTATAAAAGTAGAAATTAAGCTTATAGTGATTTGTACTTTTAATCAAtgcattattgtaattttaagaaaaaataattttgtggtacatttatttcaattagtataattttatttgttaggaAAAAAAGCTgtgtataagaataaaaacaatattttcggaacatttattttaagactaGATAATATATGGttgttatatttcttaaaattcaaaaatggtgctatataatataatgtaactatGTATACTAATTATCTCTTACTATATTTAGTCAAAGATCGGTGtactttatttagaaataaaatgttattgacaataattttcttttttttttctcgaacAAATAAAAAGACTTAGAGAAGAGATCACTTGCCTTATTCTAGATGTATTGtttctacatatataattattttatggctTTTCcaagtgtattattataataatagttcatTTGTCAcgtatcttttaataatataagtcgtATAAAGATTATACGTATTAATTACTCATAGTCATATTATGATATCGTTATCTAATCACtgaaatctttaattataattggttaacatttgatttttgaatatgtAATGAAATTTTTGTTGGTTGGTAGAGTCCagcttttacattttatttatttaagatacattcgattttatttatatttcttttagaaTTTAACAAGATTTATAGTTATAATCAGAAAACCTTgattttacatacaattttttatcatatctaTTAATACTGAGGCACATAATGTTCAATAATGTAGGGTGTCTGGCCTTTTTACCCAAATGTCCGGCCAAACTGGCTGGTCTGTCCGGCTATTAGGTTTCGCGACCTGGTCACCCTATTTAGATACGAGGcgtcatttattatattgatgcCACAGATTAGGCCCAACAGAGGGCTTGCAGCACTTCATTATCTTATAGTCCTATAAAACTTGTGAGTCATACTAAGAACTGGATCTATTTTCATGTCGTTGCCATGTGTTTTTTGCTTTGCAGTATCGTCATTTCGTGTTCCTCCATTAATTAtttgactaaatatataaatatcagctAATAGTCTTATTCAACTAGTTTTACGTTCGTTGGCTTATACTATACGGAACAAAAAGTTTGTACATCACATGTGTCGATAAAGCACTCATAAAAAGTCTACTGACGTTAAAAACTTATTGAGTTCATTCCCTTTGGTGACATTGACACTTTACTtctacatcatatattttcataatctaCAACACAGTTTGAATcgtaatattagaatatttataaccGGAAATATCAGAGATCTGgttgaactttatttaaatccatGTTTTCAGTATATTTGCCACTATTAGCAATGTCGGCGGTGTCGGCGATCTCTGTGTTGTACCTGTACTGCAAGGACAGAGGTAACCGGAGGAAAGGATACATAGACGTGAAGGAAAAACCTTGATATTTACATTTCGTTTATTAATTAGccacgtattttattaataaagaatgttaaataaaacacatgttTGTaacagattatttaattttaaaatataatctaaattcaTAACATGGTATGTACAACAACAATACACCTCTAGGAAAATAAGGCACCTATTACACATAGCTGTAAGTCTACAGACAAACCGATTAACTacctaataatataactttcacCATTTGGCTTAATGTGATACCGCCCTATCCGAAATCAAGAATACATTGAGCATTAACAGTggtacaaatataaaatcaactaGAAGACgtataaataaacgatttttacgtttttagttCAGTCTACTACAAACATTAGTAGGTAAAAAAGTAGATCTATTCCTATATtatgagataaatatatatataatcaaattcaTTCTTCCTATATCGAAGGcaagttttaaaaaaagcatGCAAACATTTTTTGAACAGTACGCAACAAATTTACAACCGTCACCTACTCTATAAATAAtggtaactaaatttaaaacaaaaccaatagtcatttaaacgaattaatttCGAAAAACCTTGATCGCCTACATTTAATAAGTCGAAACAATGTGTCATTGATGAAAgcttatgtaatatttacaaatggtTTTCAGTTATTACTTAAGAAGTTACGCTAGTCATTATTTCGCTTGTTTAAAATCGTAAAGTTTCACCAAAATCTATTCAAAATAATTGCACTTAATATTTTGGTCTtacacttaataatataatatattacatagaaaATTTGGCTTTCGTTAGAAtatcgtaaattttaaatttacatcaaaATAGATAATGTCGTACAGtccacttataaaatatatttaacctaCGCGTATCAATATTGTATAAACGCATGGCTTCTACAGCTGCCTGCATACATTTTCATACTATTTTGCGCCTTGATTTTAAGtatgttatacaaaatattttacatatactatgtaattgataaattgtataattatctttatataaatatatatgtttttaattttaatattccaatAACAGTAACAGTAAAGCCGTCCTTTTCTTCGTTACTCAACTATAACAATGTTATGTCAGACGTCTTCATGAGTCTCGAAGGATGTTCAGGGCTCCTGGTGGCAaagaaaatagttttaagtacCATTGACAAATGTATTAtgacattacatttataaaaataaaagagtagGAAAACCATTCatcgatttattatataaaataatgtctcaCATGTCGGGCTCCTGCTTAAAAGGCGTGTCGTCGAAGAGCGTGGGCGGCGGCAGCGCGGCCCCCAGCGCGCCAGCCGGGCCCCCCGGGgcccccgcgccccccgcgccctcCGCCGCGCTCTCCTCCAGCGTCGCCTCTGTCGATGCACCTAGAGTTTGTACTTCTCGTTACACAACGGAACTTACCACATGTGGCCGCCTTTTTTCACGACACATTGCGTCGCTTAGCGGAACACATGAGGTGGGTTCGATTTTTTTGGATTCAGGCGTATAAGTGACATTGGAAACAAAAGAGATCACGTTACGTGGAACGTTACCTCCTAGCAACATCTCCTGCAGCAGGCTGTCGACGTGCGCGACCCCGAAGAGCTTGGCGAACTGTATCTGTTCGATCATCTGCCACGTGATGCTCTGCAGCGGCGGCAGGCACAGCAGCAGCTCGCCGAACCGACCGCGGCCGTCGTACTGCCGGTCACTGATGTAGTCCTCCAGGTTGATCTGGATCTGGTAGCGCAGTTGCTTGATCTTCTGCGGCTGGGAGAGACCTTTCGCGTCTGAGGAATCGacgaaatattttacttttaataaagaaaatatcattAGCTTGGCCCTGCGGCTTCCAGTTACACGTATGAgtgtgtttgtgttttataatcaAGTGCATCCTATTATCCAAAACAAACTTCGCTGTTGAGAGTCGTGCAgtgaaattatacatatattgcatAATAAAAACGTTATCCATCCAATGCAAAAGGTTCTTCAAATCTGACTAGTTGactttgataatataaaaaaagaactcgtaagatataaaaaaaaaaacctgtcaatttataatacaaatatataaaagctaGCAGAACGAGCTAGAAAACGCAGTATTTAGTTTACCTGAACATTAAACGGAGACCacgtttattattacaaacatataatcACCACAGAGAGTACCACGTGCctcatttattttgaaattaatcatGACCTTGGTAAGGAAGAAAAACATCGCAAGACTGCACTCGTTTTTCATTCATACAATGAAATGAGCATGAGCTGCTAATGTTCTCCTCAACTCTGGTAAATAATGAGTCATTTATTGCGATGatttactataaaacaaaactcACTAGGATCGAAGAATACGATGGCTTTCAGACACGCAAATTCGGTGTCATCGATATCGATCTCCCGCAGCGGCTTCACGATCTCGTCCATCACTCGGATACCGATCATACTGATGTCTATATCCATTCTGCCATCTGTTGGAAATAATAGACTCGAATCAAGTATGTGTATGAATAAGAGAAAAGTATTTAAGTCACACTACCTTATAGCCTAGGAGGAAAGGCAAATAAACAGCTTCGATATTGCATTAAGATGAGATCCAGATCTTAAATAAAGTgaggtatttatttaatggatGGAAAATGGCTTTTTGATTGTTAACGAATATATTATCagaactttggaaataaaattgacgttgatataaatagttaagttaaataaagatattttaattaagaactgtTGCTAGTCCATGATATAACAGAACTATTAgcaaacaaaatatgtaaatctacgatttttcttttatgattGGAATGGGCTATAGCTAAGTATGATACCACTACTAAGGTATCATTCGAAGAACAGAAACAAAAACTGTATCcagctatttttaatagtttttcagTTCAGAAAAATGAGTTAACCAGAAGtaaatgcatatatttaaaaaaaaaaccattcatATTTTATGTGTTCGAACTGGGTCAACACGAAGACACGAACACACGAACACTTAGTGGGTTAGTACCCACTAGGTAGTACCTATAATTATCTTGCGCAGTCGCAAGTGACCAATATCAGTGCGGTCAACTGAGATTACGGGTACTATTTGTTTGCGGATATGAATTTACGGGTAAGAATAAAAGCGAATGGaaagtatgaaaaaatatgaaatgccCGTAAGTGAAAACAATATgtgtacataataatttaaaattacgtatTAATCAATTCGGTTGCATGGTACCAATAAGCGACAAGCGATAATTTTTCCTCTGTAAaggcataataatataatgaggcGGCCTCACCGATGTTGTGCTTGGCGATGATGCAGTTGTTCCCGAGCAGCAGCACGTCGCTGAGGTGCAGCGAGCGGCGCGCGCAGCCCAGCAGCAGGTGCTCGCCCGCGTGCGCGCGCAGCAGCGCCACCTGCGCGCCGAGCGGGGGCGATACAGAGTATGTTAAGGGACGCTTGTGTGCGGAGGGCTACACTTAGCGAGTTCATGTTTGAATGAACCTTGGGAATGAGTCGATGGCCTCCTGGctgtttattattcttttagatattaaatagaCGTAAATAGTAGTAAATCAACAAAAACTATCAGCCAAGTTTTTTTCACCAGTTCGGGGCTAGCGTTTAATTTGAGAATCAATAAtaagtgtaatgtttctatattgaattaagGATTTGAGTAGACACGCTACACGCGACCGGACTCAATGCGGAACTACTTATACCATCAAGATGGAGGAGTCTACGATAtcgattcgatttaaaaaaaaatactataaatctcacaaaatatcaaataaattaaattttgtcataattataccggagagaataatttaatttataaagtaattgctctaaaaaatatacaattgaaaaatattattgtatgtgaAAATGATGTTAGTATTCTATCGCCACCTCCGGGTACTATTACGACTGATACTGGACGGATCTAATCAAATGTTCCATATATGTCAAGAGTACAAATCATGCAACATCAGATtatgcttaaattaaaaaaaaaatagtataatttgcGCTCTATAAAACAGGTAAGATAATACTTAGCATGTAAATAACGTAGTCTTCAAGTTTTAAGTAAGTCCTACCTGATCGTCTAGGTGTAGCTCCGTGAAGGCGGGGATGTACTTGGCCCACTCCACGAGTATGAGCAGCTGTTGTTTGATGGAATCACAGACGTCGTTTATCTTCGCCAACTTTCTGTTATTGATTTCTGCGTCCGAAACGTTGTTCGTCtgttgattataaaattattctctaaatacttttgaaaagtatgtttaagatttattttctattattataattaactttcacGTTTGTAATGTGCTCCGTTGCTGTGTTATGACTTTAATGTGATTTTAGAATTAGCTATTACTAGTCCTTACCCAGTGgtcaatatttaatcataataactTCTATCCACTACTCTAAGTTCTACTACTAAGTCCACGAATCGTTGAGTTGTGGAATCGCGTAGGTACCCAAAAGTATTCCATCTAAATTTTAACGCGATTCTCTTTAAATTGTCCTGCTGATGAATTGGTGATGTAAATGCATGTTGCTATGGGGCGTCTCAATGCTCAACGGGaccattttatattttccttgGGTGGGTGGAATGATGATTCCTATGATGAGTCCTATGACTTTTTTACGATAAACTAAATGTTCTtggattttgtttttaacaattaagAAATCTCGAATACGGATATATTTAGCGGTAATTGTTAGCATGATATATTTGAATCACACCactagttatttatttgaaaatatatgaatatattttatttaatcaattaatgtttcgaatagtataaaaatgatttaataatctATTGATACTGGTTCTGTTTttgtataagatttatttaagcaattaCTATAAATTCCAAATGATAGTAAATAACTCTTAAATCACAAGGCGAACGGGATTCTTAACCTTGAGACAAatcttgtttgttttaatatatttattatacatgtttgtttatgtaataaacatCATGgtctattaaaatgttaataaataattatacttttatgaaTTACATGTTTATTCTATCCTTGATTTTATGAATAAGAAAACAATTCCCTTTACCATAAATGTTTacctaaaaagtttttactactATAAACTGTAATTCCAGTACAAAATTCGACTAGAATCGAATGGTTCGCCCGAGTATAATCGCAAAATTATCGATATTAGACTATTTACgtgtagtctattccaaccaaaacaggacaaaagccaaataaacaacatttgacatcgaatcgacgcgatatcattggtcgagagcttgattaatttataatactcgtCGATTAAACTTGCTATcggaactttgaaagtaaaatgaaactgtatataagtagttaactgaattaataataataataactctttattgtacacacacaagacaaaaaaacttacattcaataacacaatataaaaaaaagagaaatgtacaacaggcggtcttatcgcttaacagcgatttcttccagacaaccagcATGGAGGAGTTAAtgtgaaaaaattatttttattgtttatagaaAAGTGTATCGAGGAGTAAtacttttttagtatttttttttttaaataaacattaatcatttttaaatcagtCTAAGTAGTCTTATCTGCTGATGCTGTCTATGTACGCATTGTGTACTATTGTAGTGTATTTATCAATGtataatctacactaatattacaGAAGtagctgtctgtctgtctgtttgttgctctttcacggccaaatcacTTGACCGAATTAGATGAATTatatgaagcaaacttaaactccaaggaaggaagctactttttatgcctaacactaGACGACTaacacctaaaacgcgagcgaattTGCAGGCAACAACTTGTAATTACTATTGTTTTTAGtgactaatattaattaagcgtgcggaataaataaataaatattttaatatgatgcaCTTAAGGTGTCTATCCTCTCCATCTAATATGTCTGCGTTAAAATCAGCATCTGCATaatcagttataaaaaaaaagaaagttaaatataatttgtatcataCCTCATCAATAACCTTCCTGCTTAGTAATTCAGCGTTGAGAAGCGACACTACGGAAAGTCCATTGGCTTGTGTGGGTTCCTCGTACGAAGGCCGTCTGCAATTTATACGGTCTCGTTCGTTCTGTACGGctgaaattaaaagtaaactatTATTACTTTACTAGGTTAAAAGTTTCAACATTTTTGTGAAGCTGTCAAAAGTGgacgaatattataaaactataatcttAGTTAGCTATTAAACACTATTTACAAAACTAGTttgttaacatatattatttatatcatacataaatatatgtatacatatatacgtctatttatatatacgtttatatttaaaggcaaatgtttattatataatcgaaGTTATAAGTTGTgtaacagaaaataatttatatatttaattattattaatgtgtctcaaattgctattaatttatctcattttaattaagaaataaataatattcattatgttGTTGTTTGTGCGTTTGGAATTGCATCTGTGAGGTAAATATGACTGTATGTGCATTGGTGTGAGACGAGATAATGACGGTCGATGAACACTGAACTCCTCATTATattgcgttttttttatataaaatagtttagtaGACGAGCAGTAGTGGTAGTTTGGTAGTCCTCCCGGGCGCCCAAGGAAGCGATAGCCAGATGTGAAGCAGGACATGAGAGCCAATGGACTCACACAGAATGACGCTATAGAAAGTGGAGTAGATTTAGTCGGAAGGCAGACCCTGGCAATTGCTGGGATTAATAAATGTCAGACAGAAGAATAAGTTTGGTCGACGAGCAAATGAgacacctcatggtaagtgttaccatcgcccacagacaagtaaatattaaccattccttacaacatcaATGCGCGaacaaccttaggaactaagatgttatgtcccttgtgcctgttatactggtccacttacccttcaaacgggaacacaacaata
This window encodes:
- the LOC125070390 gene encoding hepatocyte nuclear factor 4-gamma isoform X3 — its product is MPVLGEMAASQDICGRYCPAPEYMLPGPYMWEKHINHPYAMPLTRLPNEDAQCINTTQTYNTDSDMQLETSSSEASAASSTTLSQHCAICGDRATGKHYGASSCDGCKGFFRRSVRKNHLYTCRFSRNCVVDKDKRNQCRYCRLRKCFKAGMKKEGKQPVQNERDRINCRRPSYEEPTQANGLSVVSLLNAELLSRKVIDETNNVSDAEINNRKLAKINDVCDSIKQQLLILVEWAKYIPAFTELHLDDQVALLRAHAGEHLLLGCARRSLHLSDVLLLGNNCIIAKHNIDGRMDIDISMIGIRVMDEIVKPLREIDIDDTEFACLKAIVFFDPNAKGLSQPQKIKQLRYQIQINLEDYISDRQYDGRGRFGELLLCLPPLQSITWQMIEQIQFAKLFGVAHVDSLLQEMLLGEATLEESAAEGAGGAGAPGGPAGALGAALPPPTLFDDTPFKQEPDMSPEHPSRLMKTSDITLL
- the LOC125070390 gene encoding hepatocyte nuclear factor 4-gamma isoform X1, which encodes MPVLGEMAASQDICGRYCPAPEYMLPGPYMWEKHINHPYAMPLTRLPNEDAQCINTTQTYNTDSDMQLETSSSEASAASSTTLSQHCAICGDRATGKHYGASSCDGCKGFFRRSVRKNHLYTCRFSRNCVVDKDKRNQCRYCRLRKCFKAGMKKEGKQPVQNERDRINCRRPSYEEPTQANGLSVVSLLNAELLSRKVIDETNNVSDAEINNRKLAKINDVCDSIKQQLLILVEWAKYIPAFTELHLDDQVALLRAHAGEHLLLGCARRSLHLSDVLLLGNNCIIAKHNIDGRMDIDISMIGIRVMDEIVKPLREIDIDDTEFACLKAIVFFDPNAKGLSQPQKIKQLRYQIQINLEDYISDRQYDGRGRFGELLLCLPPLQSITWQMIEQIQFAKLFGVAHVDSLLQEMLLGGASTEATLEESAAEGAGGAGAPGGPAGALGAALPPPTLFDDTPFKQEPDMSPEHPSRLMKTSDITLL
- the LOC125070390 gene encoding hepatocyte nuclear factor 4-gamma isoform X4, translating into MRSDLMAPSELEGTDYLLSSTMRLEDSFLQILDSDMQLETSSSEASAASSTTLSQHCAICGDRATGKHYGASSCDGCKGFFRRSVRKNHLYTCRFSRNCVVDKDKRNQCRYCRLRKCFKAGMKKEGKQPVQNERDRINCRRPSYEEPTQANGLSVVSLLNAELLSRKVIDETNNVSDAEINNRKLAKINDVCDSIKQQLLILVEWAKYIPAFTELHLDDQVALLRAHAGEHLLLGCARRSLHLSDVLLLGNNCIIAKHNIDGRMDIDISMIGIRVMDEIVKPLREIDIDDTEFACLKAIVFFDPNAKGLSQPQKIKQLRYQIQINLEDYISDRQYDGRGRFGELLLCLPPLQSITWQMIEQIQFAKLFGVAHVDSLLQEMLLGGASTEATLEESAAEGAGGAGAPGGPAGALGAALPPPTLFDDTPFKQEPDMSPEHPSRLMKTSDITLL
- the LOC125070390 gene encoding hepatocyte nuclear factor 4-gamma isoform X5 encodes the protein MRSDLMAPSELEGTDYLLSSTMRLEDSFLQILDSDMQLETSSSEASAASSTTLSQHCAICGDRATGKHYGASSCDGCKGFFRRSVRKNHLYTCRFSRNCVVDKDKRNQCRYCRLRKCFKAGMKKEAVQNERDRINCRRPSYEEPTQANGLSVVSLLNAELLSRKVIDETNNVSDAEINNRKLAKINDVCDSIKQQLLILVEWAKYIPAFTELHLDDQVALLRAHAGEHLLLGCARRSLHLSDVLLLGNNCIIAKHNIDGRMDIDISMIGIRVMDEIVKPLREIDIDDTEFACLKAIVFFDPNAKGLSQPQKIKQLRYQIQINLEDYISDRQYDGRGRFGELLLCLPPLQSITWQMIEQIQFAKLFGVAHVDSLLQEMLLGGASTEATLEESAAEGAGGAGAPGGPAGALGAALPPPTLFDDTPFKQEPDMSPEHPSRLMKTSDITLL
- the LOC125070390 gene encoding hepatocyte nuclear factor 4-gamma isoform X2, whose translation is MPVLGEMAASQDICGRYCPAPEYMLPGPYMWEKHINHPYAMPLTRLPNEDAQCINTTQTYNTDSDMQLETSSSEASAASSTTLSQHCAICGDRATGKHYGASSCDGCKGFFRRSVRKNHLYTCRFSRNCVVDKDKRNQCRYCRLRKCFKAGMKKEAVQNERDRINCRRPSYEEPTQANGLSVVSLLNAELLSRKVIDETNNVSDAEINNRKLAKINDVCDSIKQQLLILVEWAKYIPAFTELHLDDQVALLRAHAGEHLLLGCARRSLHLSDVLLLGNNCIIAKHNIDGRMDIDISMIGIRVMDEIVKPLREIDIDDTEFACLKAIVFFDPNAKGLSQPQKIKQLRYQIQINLEDYISDRQYDGRGRFGELLLCLPPLQSITWQMIEQIQFAKLFGVAHVDSLLQEMLLGGASTEATLEESAAEGAGGAGAPGGPAGALGAALPPPTLFDDTPFKQEPDMSPEHPSRLMKTSDITLL
- the LOC125070390 gene encoding hepatocyte nuclear factor 4-gamma isoform X6; amino-acid sequence: MGLCDEDSDMQLETSSSEASAASSTTLSQHCAICGDRATGKHYGASSCDGCKGFFRRSVRKNHLYTCRFSRNCVVDKDKRNQCRYCRLRKCFKAGMKKEGKQPVQNERDRINCRRPSYEEPTQANGLSVVSLLNAELLSRKVIDETNNVSDAEINNRKLAKINDVCDSIKQQLLILVEWAKYIPAFTELHLDDQVALLRAHAGEHLLLGCARRSLHLSDVLLLGNNCIIAKHNIDGRMDIDISMIGIRVMDEIVKPLREIDIDDTEFACLKAIVFFDPNAKGLSQPQKIKQLRYQIQINLEDYISDRQYDGRGRFGELLLCLPPLQSITWQMIEQIQFAKLFGVAHVDSLLQEMLLGGASTEATLEESAAEGAGGAGAPGGPAGALGAALPPPTLFDDTPFKQEPDMSPEHPSRLMKTSDITLL